The nucleotide window GCATGTCTAGTTTCGCCTCCTAGAAACTCCGAAACTTCAACTCCGCCGGCAGAAGCAAAAAGCGCTTCTTTGTCGGAGTCTCCAGTTTCTCCGTTTCTGGACAGTCGGCTATTCATTTCAGTTTCGGTCCGCCCAATGAAGTCAAAGAACGACTTCACTGGTCGGCCCTCCAGCGCTTGTCGGGGCTAACCAAGGCGCTTGCGCTTTTCTTAAAAACTTCCAAAAGAATGGGGTGCAGCTAGATGATTCAAACGGTCTTAGGAAAAATCAAGCCTGAAACATTGGGAGTATGCTCTGTCCATGAGCATCTCTCCATTGACCTCTCAAGAATAAAGAAAGACCCGGATACGATCCTCGATGATGAGCCTGGAATGATGGAGGAACTCCGAGATTTCCATCTCGAGGGCGGCAGGGCAATGGTGGAAGTAACCAATGACGGCATGGGGCGGGATGTACTCCGCCTAAAAAGGCTAAGTGAAACATCAGGTGTCCATATCATTGCCTGTACCGGTTTTTATAAGGATCCGTTCATACCTGAATACGCTCAGAATTGGTGTGCTGACCAATTTGCAGAGCATTTTATCAAGGAAGCAACAGAAGGAATTGAAGACACGGGAATCTTTCCCGGTGTCATCGGTGAGGTAGGAACAAGCAAAAATGAGATCAAACCGATCGAGCGGGAACTGATGATTGGTGCAGCATTGGCTGGAGTAGCAACGGGGCTGCCCGTGACAACGCATACTACCCTGGGAACACTTGGTTATGAACAGGTTCAGCTCCTTACCGCTCAAGGGTTATCAACTGAACAGATCATCATCGGACATCAGGATTTAAACCCTGATTTCGATGAGGTGCTTGCTGTCCTCGAAACGGGTGTGTTTATTGATTTTGACACGATCGGAAAAAACAACTACCGTCCTGATGACGAACGGATTGAGTTTTTACTAGAATTCATTAAAAGAGGCTATGAAAAACAAATTCTACTATCAGCCGACTTGACGAGAAAATCTCATTGGAAAAAGCATGGCGGTCCAGGCTATGACCTTGTTCTTAGAGATTTCATTCCGAAGCTTCGATCACATGGGGTGTCCGAGGATATCATCAATAAATTCCTGATCTCTAATCCAGCAAGAGCTTTTACCAAAAAGGAGAGAGCTTAAGATGTCCAGCTATGATGCGAAAAAATTGAAATATGCAGAGTCAGTTTTACCGAGCCTGACAATTGAGGAAGCGTCAAGACTGCAATTTAAGCTTGTCCATATGATGAGCGCCCACTTCGAAGGCAAGCAGTTTTTATCAATGGGTGACCTGGGAGTTTCGCCGAAATACAAGCGACCTGAACAAACGTATCGAGCTGAACGGGCAATTGCAGATTTTTTCGGCACTGAGGAATGTGCCCTTGTGAGAGGAGCAGGGACCGGTGCGATTCGTCTCGTGCTGAGCACGCTCCTTTCAGCCGGAGATAAAATGCTGATTCATCAAGCTCCTGTCTATACCACCACAAAAGAAACAATCCGTATCCTTGGAATCGAGACGGAGAGCGTGGATTTTAATGAGCTTGAGTCCGTTCGTGAAGCGGTAAAACTTACGGATGCGAAAGTATTTTACATCCAGCATGCGCGCCAGCAGCCTACCGACACTTACAAGCTGAAAGAAGTCATCACTGCTGTCAAAAGTGTAAGGGAAGACTTGCCGATTGTCGTTGATGATAATTATTGTGCTTTCAAAACCCAAGGCATCGGTGTCGAACATGGTGCTGACTATTCTACTTTTTCAGGATTTAAAGTACTTGGTCCAGAAGGAGTCGCGATCATTGTTGGTAAGAAAACGGGATTAGATGTCATTCATGAGCGGAATTACTCGGGCGGAGGTCAGGTACAGGGGTATGAAGCTATGGAGCTCCTCCGGATGATGACCTTTGCGCCGGTCTCCCTGGCAATCCAGAATGAACAGGTCGAAGAGCTTTGCAGGCGATTAAATGAAGGAGAAGTACCGGGAATCAACACGGCGTACATGACGAATGCTCAATCCAAAAATGTCATCGTTGAACTCGATGAGCCAATAGCGCAGAAGGTGATTTCGTTAAGCGACAAGAATGGAGCGGCAACACACCCGGTTGGAGCTGAATCAAAATATGAAATCATTCCGATGATCTACCGAGTGTCCGGAAGCTTTATTGAGGCACAGCCAAAACTCAAGGAATATGGATTAAGAATCAATCCAATGAAAGCCGGTGCGGAGACGATTCTCGATATTTTAAACAGAGTCATCCCGGCAGCTCAGCAGGAATGACCGACAGCAAGAATTCCCAAGTAAAGGGGGTAGCTTCATGTTTTTAGATGTGACAAAAAGAAGGAATCCAAAGCTGATCCAAACTGGTGTGACATTGCATCAAAGCGGAAAAATTCCGCCGAATACGTATGTGATTGACATGGACATTTTACAGGAAAACGTCCGGCTGCTTGCTGAATCCGCCAGAACTCATGGAATCCAGCTCTACTTTATGAGCAAGCAGCTCGGCAGGCTGCCGGAAATCGGCTTGAAGATTGCAGAAAATGGCATTGAAAAGGCAGTGGCAGTCGAATTTGATGAAGGAAAAAGGCTGCATGAGGCGGGGATAAAAATTGGCAATATCTGCCATCTCGTCCAGCCGGGTAAACACCAGTGGGCAGAGGTTTTGTCCTGGAATCCAGAGGTAGTAACGGTATTTTCTGTGGAGAGGGCCCGTCAAGTCTCAAACGAAGCAGTAAAACGGGGGAAAGTCCAGGATATCCTCCTTAAGGTGTTTGGTGACGCGGATGTTATTTATCCAGGGCAAGAGGGGGGCATTCGACTTGCGGAACTGGCTGGTGAGCTCCAAAGGCTTGCTAGTCTTCCGGGAATAAGGATTGCTGGGGTGACGACATTCCCCAACTTTCAGCTAGGTGATAATCATGAAAGTATGGAGCCTACGGAAAATTTTTACACTCTGCTTAAAGCAAAAGAAATTCTTGCACAATGGGGTATTACAGTTGACCAGATGAATGGTCCGAGTGCTACAAGCTGTGAAACGATTCCATTTTTAGCCGAAAGTGGGGTCACCCATGGCGAGCCAGGACATGCGCTGACAGGAACGACGCCATTGCATGCGTATCGTGACCTGCCAGAGAAGCCTGCGATCATTTATGTGACAGAAGTTTCTCATGAAGATGAAGATGTATATCATGTCATCGGCGGCGGTTATTACGGCCGCTCCAATCTAACAGGTTGCCTGGTAGGAAACAGTGCCGCGGAAATTCTGGAGCAATCAGTGCCTGCCTATGAAGTCTCACCAGAAGCCATCGATTATTACGGAAGAATCGGCAAGCCGGATGGCTTTTCTGTCGATATAGGCGATACAGCTATTTTTGCCTTTCGGACCCAGTTGTTTGTGACTCGCGCCCATATTGCGCTTGTGAAAGGGATTCAGACAGGTAGCCCGGAAATCATTCATTTTGAAAGGAAGGGGTAGCCATGGCAAGATTGATCCTGCTTGTGATTGACAGCTTTGGAATCGGGGCGATGGAGGATTGCCAGGAGTTCAATCCTGCAGATTGCAGAGCCAATACGTATAAGCATATTAGGGAGAGTGTGCCCAGCTTGAAGGTTCCAACGATGTATCAGCTAGGACTTGGAGCTCTGGTTGATGGGTTAGAGGCGCCTTTGAACGCATTCGGCCGCTCTGCTCTTGCACATCATGGAGCCGATACATATCTAGGACATCAGGAAATCGCC belongs to Mesobacillus subterraneus and includes:
- a CDS encoding phosphotriesterase family protein, translated to MIQTVLGKIKPETLGVCSVHEHLSIDLSRIKKDPDTILDDEPGMMEELRDFHLEGGRAMVEVTNDGMGRDVLRLKRLSETSGVHIIACTGFYKDPFIPEYAQNWCADQFAEHFIKEATEGIEDTGIFPGVIGEVGTSKNEIKPIERELMIGAALAGVATGLPVTTHTTLGTLGYEQVQLLTAQGLSTEQIIIGHQDLNPDFDEVLAVLETGVFIDFDTIGKNNYRPDDERIEFLLEFIKRGYEKQILLSADLTRKSHWKKHGGPGYDLVLRDFIPKLRSHGVSEDIINKFLISNPARAFTKKERA
- a CDS encoding aminotransferase class V-fold PLP-dependent enzyme is translated as MSSYDAKKLKYAESVLPSLTIEEASRLQFKLVHMMSAHFEGKQFLSMGDLGVSPKYKRPEQTYRAERAIADFFGTEECALVRGAGTGAIRLVLSTLLSAGDKMLIHQAPVYTTTKETIRILGIETESVDFNELESVREAVKLTDAKVFYIQHARQQPTDTYKLKEVITAVKSVREDLPIVVDDNYCAFKTQGIGVEHGADYSTFSGFKVLGPEGVAIIVGKKTGLDVIHERNYSGGGQVQGYEAMELLRMMTFAPVSLAIQNEQVEELCRRLNEGEVPGINTAYMTNAQSKNVIVELDEPIAQKVISLSDKNGAATHPVGAESKYEIIPMIYRVSGSFIEAQPKLKEYGLRINPMKAGAETILDILNRVIPAAQQE
- a CDS encoding YhfX family PLP-dependent enzyme, with translation MFLDVTKRRNPKLIQTGVTLHQSGKIPPNTYVIDMDILQENVRLLAESARTHGIQLYFMSKQLGRLPEIGLKIAENGIEKAVAVEFDEGKRLHEAGIKIGNICHLVQPGKHQWAEVLSWNPEVVTVFSVERARQVSNEAVKRGKVQDILLKVFGDADVIYPGQEGGIRLAELAGELQRLASLPGIRIAGVTTFPNFQLGDNHESMEPTENFYTLLKAKEILAQWGITVDQMNGPSATSCETIPFLAESGVTHGEPGHALTGTTPLHAYRDLPEKPAIIYVTEVSHEDEDVYHVIGGGYYGRSNLTGCLVGNSAAEILEQSVPAYEVSPEAIDYYGRIGKPDGFSVDIGDTAIFAFRTQLFVTRAHIALVKGIQTGSPEIIHFERKG